One Brachyspira pilosicoli P43/6/78 genomic window carries:
- a CDS encoding NADP-dependent oxidoreductase, with translation MKAIQIKKYSKDINIEVSNIPIPNISDNEILIKVKAAAVNPLEILTLTGSVRLIHDYKMPLTLGNECSGTVENIGKNVTDFKIRDKVYTRLPISKIGAFAEYVAVDSKFVSVMPKDYDFITSAAIPLTALTAYQAFTEELEAKQGETVLITGGSGSFGELAVPIAKYLGLNVIVSGNERLKEHFIDLGTDKYISYNKENYSELVSNVDYVIDTLGANEFDKELSVLKKGGRLLSLRTSPNKKFAEDNNFPFIKKLLFSLAGSKYDKKAMKDEKEYRFMFVRADGEQLRKITKIVEDKNIKPKIFSTIFNMDNASDALKCVLQKHTDGKIIISM, from the coding sequence ATGAAAGCTATTCAAATTAAAAAATATTCAAAAGATATAAATATAGAAGTTTCAAATATTCCAATTCCTAATATTTCTGATAATGAAATATTAATTAAAGTAAAAGCTGCTGCAGTAAATCCTCTTGAAATATTAACATTAACAGGTTCTGTAAGACTTATACATGATTATAAAATGCCATTAACATTAGGCAATGAATGTTCTGGAACAGTTGAAAATATAGGCAAGAATGTAACCGATTTCAAAATTAGAGATAAAGTTTACACTCGTCTTCCTATATCCAAAATAGGAGCTTTTGCTGAGTATGTTGCAGTAGATAGTAAATTCGTATCAGTTATGCCTAAAGATTATGATTTTATTACATCAGCAGCAATACCCCTTACAGCTCTCACAGCCTATCAAGCATTTACTGAAGAATTGGAAGCTAAACAAGGAGAAACTGTTTTAATAACAGGAGGCTCTGGAAGTTTTGGAGAACTTGCTGTTCCAATTGCAAAATATTTGGGGTTAAATGTTATAGTTTCTGGTAATGAAAGATTAAAAGAACATTTTATTGATTTAGGAACAGATAAATATATTAGTTATAATAAAGAAAATTACTCTGAATTAGTTTCAAATGTTGATTATGTAATAGATACGCTTGGAGCAAATGAATTTGACAAAGAATTATCTGTATTAAAAAAAGGCGGACGACTTTTAAGTTTGAGAACTAGCCCAAATAAAAAGTTTGCTGAAGACAATAATTTTCCTTTTATCAAAAAATTATTATTTTCTCTTGCTGGTTCTAAATATGATAAAAAAGCAATGAAAGATGAAAAAGAATATCGTTTTATGTTTGTACGTGCTGACGGAGAACAGCTTCGTAAAATTACAAAAATTGTAGAAGATAAAAATATAAAGCCTAAAATATTTTCTACTATATTCAATATGGATAATGCATCAGATGCTTTGAAATGTGTTTTACAAAAACATACAGATGGAAAAATAATAATATCTATGTAA
- a CDS encoding DUF4234 domain-containing protein gives MKIEKKSLLNVALLSLITCRVYVIYWITVTTKDINSYMENEYISPTLACILSIITCGLFDIYWFYKYGNIVFNDMYKKADIDSYGENAFVLVLFFFIPFGYIYSVVTLQSKLNIIYDKINS, from the coding sequence ATGAAAATAGAAAAGAAATCATTATTAAATGTTGCTTTATTATCATTAATTACATGCAGGGTATATGTGATTTATTGGATTACTGTTACAACAAAAGATATTAATAGCTATATGGAAAATGAATACATCTCTCCAACATTAGCTTGCATATTATCAATAATAACTTGCGGATTATTTGACATATATTGGTTTTATAAATATGGAAATATTGTTTTTAATGATATGTATAAAAAAGCTGATATTGATAGTTATGGAGAGAATGCTTTTGTTTTGGTATTGTTTTTTTTCATTCCTTTTGGATATATATATTCTGTTGTTACATTGCAGTCTAAGCTTAATATTATTTATGATAAAATTAATTCTTAA
- a CDS encoding DUF5682 family protein — MYHHKKILYYNNVKKNNLEKQQLLLPIRHHSPACSYHLKKVINSFNPDCILIEGPIDSNNLMEFMTDEETKAPFCIYSSYDSDIKYRSYYPFLDYSPEFVAIKEASKRNINCEFIDMPFASMIENTDDEYQKISSVYDKDDLKFDINDYTKNLHKNQD, encoded by the coding sequence TTGTATCATCATAAAAAAATATTGTATTATAATAATGTCAAAAAAAATAACTTAGAAAAACAACAACTACTATTACCTATAAGGCATCATTCTCCAGCTTGCTCATATCATTTAAAAAAAGTAATAAATAGTTTTAACCCAGATTGTATATTAATAGAAGGACCAATAGACTCTAACAACTTAATGGAGTTTATGACAGACGAAGAAACCAAAGCACCATTTTGTATATATTCCAGCTATGATAGTGATATTAAATATAGAAGCTACTATCCATTTTTAGATTATTCTCCAGAGTTTGTAGCAATAAAAGAAGCATCAAAAAGAAATATCAACTGCGAGTTTATAGATATGCCTTTTGCTTCTATGATAGAAAATACAGATGATGAATATCAAAAAATAAGTTCCGTATACGATAAAGATGATTTAAAATTTGATATAAATGATTACACAAAAAACTTACACAAAAATCAGGATTAA
- a CDS encoding DUF5682 family protein: MNGIVKTPEDFFKSVYTLGYYMRLIEQEDTETRNREYFMASNIKKAIKKYDRILVIIGSFHMEGIIAKLKENINIEEKLKKYNKKNANSYLIPYSFEDADRRNGYQSGIEFPAFYNFVYNKLEENNLNSYLDTIMYFIIKASNVDFNNNNSSISDCINAYYMAVNLSKLRGKSTAGVYELIDSLKTSFIKGDINLENKSNIDFIIKLLSGIKNGKVSSKSSVPPVIIDFRNLCKKFKIKLDNSSEVETILDIVKDDTHFQKSRFFHKIRFLDIDFCKLIKGPDYINRINKNLAREIWKYKYKTNSESLLIDKSVYGVTIDEVCINIIKEKLDSNINSSEISKLIIETNMMGIEGFLVNNYSKIEDVILKDSNFISLCECLYNLYYLLNIVEYNTMIKKESFANDLIKKLLNTTFICAINNMDYVKDLEEEEAIKYSKHIKNIYTNILNDADLIEAFTIKINSILSNTFGSSHIYAVCLAIKYKLKGMTTEEFSNIICNFLESSDANTISYFLSGIFIISRDILFINDDIIKKIDTIVEKQDEESFLSILPNLRYAFTNLSPDEIDRLSLFLSKLHNKSKAEEINKEFEADILLDQKIFEKMREYEIFN, translated from the coding sequence ATAAACGGTATAGTAAAAACCCCAGAAGATTTTTTTAAAAGCGTATATACATTAGGCTATTATATGCGTTTAATAGAACAAGAAGATACAGAAACAAGAAACAGAGAATATTTTATGGCTAGTAATATAAAAAAAGCCATAAAAAAATATGATAGAATTTTAGTTATTATAGGAAGCTTTCATATGGAAGGCATAATAGCTAAATTAAAAGAAAATATTAATATAGAAGAAAAGCTAAAAAAATACAATAAAAAAAATGCAAACAGCTATTTAATACCGTATTCATTTGAAGATGCAGACAGAAGAAACGGCTATCAGTCTGGTATAGAGTTTCCTGCATTCTATAATTTTGTTTATAATAAATTAGAAGAAAATAATTTAAATAGTTATTTAGACACTATTATGTATTTTATAATAAAAGCTTCAAATGTGGATTTTAATAACAATAATTCAAGCATATCAGATTGTATAAACGCCTACTACATGGCAGTTAATCTTTCAAAACTAAGAGGCAAAAGCACAGCAGGAGTTTATGAGCTTATAGATTCATTAAAAACTTCATTTATAAAAGGAGATATTAATTTAGAAAATAAATCAAATATAGATTTTATTATTAAATTATTATCTGGTATAAAAAATGGAAAAGTATCATCAAAAAGTTCAGTGCCTCCTGTAATAATTGACTTTAGAAATTTATGTAAAAAGTTCAAAATTAAATTAGACAACAGCAGCGAAGTAGAAACTATACTTGATATTGTTAAAGATGACACACATTTTCAAAAGAGCAGATTCTTTCATAAAATAAGATTTTTAGATATTGATTTTTGTAAGCTAATAAAAGGTCCGGATTATATTAATAGGATTAATAAAAACTTAGCAAGAGAGATTTGGAAATATAAATATAAAACAAATTCAGAATCTTTGTTAATAGATAAATCAGTTTATGGAGTAACTATAGATGAAGTTTGTATTAATATAATAAAAGAAAAATTAGATAGTAATATAAACTCAAGCGAGATTTCAAAATTAATAATAGAAACTAATATGATGGGAATAGAAGGTTTTTTAGTAAACAACTATTCAAAAATAGAAGATGTTATTTTAAAAGACAGTAATTTTATAAGTTTATGCGAATGTTTATATAATTTATATTATTTATTAAATATAGTTGAATATAACACCATGATAAAAAAAGAATCTTTTGCTAATGACTTAATAAAAAAACTTTTAAACACAACATTTATTTGTGCCATAAACAATATGGATTATGTAAAAGATTTAGAAGAAGAGGAAGCTATTAAATATTCAAAGCATATAAAAAACATTTACACTAACATATTAAATGATGCTGATTTAATAGAAGCTTTCACTATAAAAATAAACTCTATATTGTCAAACACATTTGGAAGCTCACATATATATGCAGTTTGTTTGGCAATAAAATATAAATTAAAAGGAATGACAACAGAAGAGTTTTCTAACATTATATGCAATTTTTTAGAATCATCTGATGCTAATACTATAAGTTATTTTTTGTCTGGAATATTTATTATATCAAGAGATATTTTATTTATTAATGATGATATAATAAAGAAAATAGACACTATTGTAGAAAAGCAAGATGAAGAGAGTTTTTTAAGTATACTACCCAATTTAAGATATGCCTTTACAAATCTCTCACCAGATGAAATAGACAGGCTTTCTTTATTTTTATCAAAGCTGCATAATAAAAGTAAAGCAGAAGAAATAAATAAAGAGTTTGAAGCAGATATATTATTAGACCAAAAGATATTTGAGAAGATGAGAGAATATGAGATATTTAATTAA
- the clpX gene encoding ATP-dependent Clp protease ATP-binding subunit ClpX: protein MSKKNNKEACALCGRELKELSRYIEGNEGYLCSDCSAIANDYFNAHNSIKPNNKKYDIKILPPKEIKALLDQYVIGQDYAKKILSVAVYNHYKRIMQDNTNNDVEIEKSNVLLIGPTGSGKTLLARTLAKALNVPFAIADATTVTEAGYVGDDVENILLRLIQNADGDVKLAEKGIIYIDEIDKISRKSESRSITRDVSGEGVQQALLKIIEGTISSVPPYGGRKHPHQNNIDINTSNILFICGGAFIDIEKSIAERTSKKGLGFAAEVNSMENLEYDEIMKHIATEDLVKFGLIPELIGRLPVVATLQELKEEDLIRILKEPKNSLIKQYKKLFEYDNVDLSFDDEALKVIVKKAMEEHTGARGLRALFEKVMLDSMYDLPSDKKSIKIKKEYVEEKLNIH, encoded by the coding sequence ATGTCTAAAAAAAATAATAAAGAAGCATGTGCTTTATGCGGAAGAGAATTAAAAGAACTTAGCAGATATATAGAAGGAAATGAGGGGTATTTATGCTCTGATTGTTCTGCTATAGCAAATGATTATTTCAATGCTCATAATAGTATAAAACCTAATAATAAAAAATATGATATAAAAATACTTCCTCCAAAAGAGATTAAAGCATTACTTGACCAATATGTGATAGGGCAGGATTATGCTAAAAAGATATTATCAGTTGCTGTGTATAATCATTATAAGAGAATAATGCAAGATAATACTAATAATGATGTTGAAATAGAGAAGTCTAATGTACTTTTAATAGGACCTACAGGAAGCGGAAAAACTTTACTTGCTCGCACTTTAGCTAAGGCTTTGAATGTGCCTTTTGCTATTGCCGATGCTACTACTGTTACAGAGGCTGGGTATGTGGGTGATGATGTTGAGAATATACTTCTTCGCCTTATACAAAATGCTGACGGAGATGTGAAGTTAGCAGAAAAAGGAATAATATATATTGATGAAATAGACAAAATATCACGCAAGAGTGAATCTCGTTCTATTACAAGAGATGTTTCTGGAGAAGGTGTTCAGCAGGCTTTATTAAAGATAATAGAAGGAACAATATCTAGCGTGCCTCCTTATGGTGGAAGAAAGCACCCTCATCAAAATAACATAGATATAAATACTTCTAATATACTTTTTATATGTGGTGGGGCTTTTATAGATATAGAAAAGTCTATTGCGGAGCGTACTTCAAAAAAAGGTCTTGGTTTTGCTGCTGAAGTTAATTCTATGGAAAACTTGGAATATGATGAGATAATGAAGCATATTGCAACTGAAGACTTAGTAAAATTCGGTCTTATACCAGAGCTTATAGGAAGGCTTCCTGTTGTTGCCACTTTACAAGAGCTTAAAGAAGAGGATTTGATTAGAATATTAAAAGAGCCTAAAAACTCACTCATTAAACAATATAAAAAATTATTTGAGTATGATAATGTTGATTTAAGTTTTGATGATGAGGCTTTAAAAGTGATAGTAAAAAAGGCAATGGAAGAGCATACAGGAGCAAGAGGTTTGAGAGCTTTATTTGAAAAGGTAATGCTTGATTCAATGTATGATTTGCCTTCTGATAAAAAGTCTATCAAGATAAAAAAAGAATACGTTGAAGAGAAACTAAATATACACTGA
- a CDS encoding diguanylate cyclase: MNENILVIEHRAELLEKIVDILKERHYNPISTKSRSQAINISNETSIDLIIIDADIGDSQGLQLLDTFKNQENTKGIPVILLSTPYKKIEFIEEAISLDIDGLVFTPFDEMEFIVNVHNAMKQKKMYIEHQKTLKQIDYLQNALNNMTETSNKNYQSYKDSQKKYEEILNIDLETGFYNKKEFLIQFKRLLAETVRHEETIILASFSIDGIDDIIEEFGIMAGEEIILQFSKVLTNAAREEDIITRYDTNLFMVAFKRMDIRLYEDKIEQIKELVNKNEIMYNEIVIKYTVSAGIAYTAYKANYHFDNLDKEIAPSLLALHNAKRRGFAKVYIHPTVIRR; the protein is encoded by the coding sequence ATGAATGAAAACATTTTAGTCATAGAACATAGAGCAGAACTATTAGAAAAAATAGTTGATATATTAAAAGAAAGACATTATAACCCAATATCAACAAAATCACGTTCTCAAGCTATTAATATATCTAATGAAACATCTATTGACTTAATAATTATTGATGCAGATATAGGCGATTCTCAAGGGCTTCAGCTTTTGGACACTTTTAAAAATCAAGAAAATACTAAAGGAATACCTGTAATATTATTAAGTACGCCATATAAAAAAATAGAGTTTATAGAAGAGGCTATATCATTAGACATTGACGGGCTTGTATTTACTCCTTTTGATGAAATGGAGTTTATAGTTAATGTTCATAATGCCATGAAGCAAAAGAAAATGTATATAGAACATCAAAAAACTCTAAAACAAATTGATTATTTGCAAAATGCTCTAAATAATATGACTGAAACTTCAAATAAAAATTATCAGTCTTATAAAGATTCGCAAAAGAAATATGAAGAGATATTAAATATTGATTTGGAAACAGGTTTTTATAATAAAAAAGAGTTTTTAATTCAATTTAAAAGATTATTAGCAGAAACAGTAAGACATGAGGAAACTATTATATTAGCTTCTTTTTCAATAGACGGTATAGATGATATTATAGAAGAATTTGGAATAATGGCTGGAGAAGAAATAATATTACAATTTTCTAAAGTATTAACTAATGCCGCAAGAGAAGAAGATATTATCACTAGATATGATACTAATTTATTTATGGTGGCATTCAAGAGAATGGATATAAGACTCTATGAAGATAAAATAGAACAAATAAAAGAATTAGTTAATAAAAATGAAATAATGTATAATGAAATAGTTATAAAATATACTGTATCTGCTGGAATAGCATATACTGCATACAAGGCTAACTATCATTTTGATAATCTTGACAAAGAAATTGCCCCTTCACTTCTTGCTTTACACAATGCTAAAAGAAGAGGCTTTGCTAAAGTGTATATTCACCCTACTGTTATTAGAAGATAA
- a CDS encoding L-threonylcarbamoyladenylate synthase → MVIELDKNNSDSIEYAVEEVAKVINNGGVVISPTDTVYGMLADAFNVDAINRIYSIKEREREKPLLILLKDSKFINILCEGNIPDIVKAKIPGELTFIMPLKEIIKKDFLYLKNTVALRIPKDDYMEKLLKLTPPLVAPSANPTGYGVIYDGNKLVELYKDKVDLIVNCGTIEKKLPSTLYDCINNKVLRQGSVYL, encoded by the coding sequence ATGGTAATTGAGCTTGATAAAAATAATTCTGATAGTATAGAATATGCTGTAGAAGAGGTTGCTAAAGTTATAAATAATGGAGGGGTTGTAATATCTCCAACTGATACTGTTTATGGAATGTTGGCTGATGCTTTTAATGTTGATGCTATTAATAGAATATATTCAATAAAAGAGAGAGAAAGAGAAAAACCGCTTCTTATACTCTTAAAAGATTCTAAGTTTATTAATATATTATGCGAAGGAAATATTCCTGATATAGTAAAAGCAAAAATACCAGGCGAACTTACTTTTATCATGCCTCTAAAAGAAATTATAAAAAAAGATTTTCTATATCTTAAAAATACAGTTGCTCTTAGAATACCTAAAGATGATTATATGGAAAAACTATTAAAATTAACTCCTCCGCTAGTTGCTCCTTCTGCTAATCCTACAGGTTATGGAGTAATATATGACGGAAATAAACTAGTAGAGCTATATAAAGACAAAGTTGATCTTATTGTTAATTGCGGCACTATTGAAAAAAAATTACCTTCTACCTTATATGATTGTATTAATAATAAAGTGCTTCGTCAGGGAAGTGTTTATCTATAG
- the rseP gene encoding RIP metalloprotease RseP gives MSWIGAIILLSVLVFVHEMGHLLAGLAVGIKAEAFSIGFGPIIFRKTIKGIDFRFSIIPFGGYCKFKGEMSEDGKVEDDDFISMSPLKRIIVYFAGPFFNYLFAFLLLVILVSIPSTVDLYSPTISVFKDARYMHAKSGSTLAYEYGMKSGDTITAVNGTKVNYDNDVLKLINEEAVQKNADNIKFTLNRKSAESGNIEKVNVSIPSVEILKALSGERALGFYFGGDLIIKNVVKGSAAEEAGLQNGDKILAVNNINADNIADFRPLIMDNALNKITITVLRDGKEITREAIPRPVESKNGTYGSLGIEFMSTPIKVEKIEGTPFPKSIPEAFKETGKYIVSYVNGLKLLFTGKLSVRENLGGPVRIIQLSSQVISVSVDRIRTILSFTATISLILFLMNLLPLPVVDGGMIVFSFIELVMRRPINRSVLTKIQAFGAAFLITLAIFITINDITQIFK, from the coding sequence TTGAGTTGGATAGGTGCTATTATATTATTAAGTGTACTTGTATTTGTCCATGAAATGGGGCATTTACTTGCTGGTTTGGCTGTAGGCATAAAGGCTGAAGCTTTTTCAATAGGATTCGGACCTATAATATTTAGAAAAACTATAAAAGGAATAGATTTTAGATTCTCTATCATACCATTTGGAGGATACTGTAAGTTTAAGGGAGAGATGTCAGAAGACGGAAAAGTGGAAGATGATGATTTTATAAGCATGTCGCCTTTAAAAAGAATCATAGTATATTTTGCAGGACCATTTTTTAATTATTTATTTGCTTTTTTGCTTCTTGTTATATTAGTATCAATACCTTCTACAGTGGATTTATATTCACCAACTATAAGCGTATTTAAAGATGCTAGATATATGCATGCCAAATCTGGAAGCACATTAGCTTATGAATATGGCATGAAAAGCGGAGACACTATTACTGCTGTAAATGGAACTAAAGTTAATTATGATAATGATGTATTAAAACTTATAAATGAAGAAGCAGTACAAAAAAATGCAGACAACATCAAATTCACATTAAACAGAAAATCTGCAGAAAGCGGAAATATAGAAAAAGTAAATGTATCTATACCTTCTGTAGAAATATTAAAAGCATTAAGCGGTGAGAGAGCATTAGGCTTTTATTTCGGCGGTGATTTAATTATAAAAAATGTAGTTAAAGGTTCTGCTGCTGAGGAAGCTGGTCTTCAAAATGGAGATAAGATATTAGCTGTAAACAATATAAATGCTGATAATATAGCAGATTTCAGACCTCTTATAATGGATAATGCTTTAAATAAAATTACAATCACTGTTTTAAGAGACGGCAAAGAGATAACAAGAGAAGCTATACCAAGACCTGTAGAATCAAAAAACGGTACTTATGGAAGCTTAGGCATAGAGTTTATGAGCACACCTATAAAGGTTGAAAAAATAGAGGGTACACCTTTTCCAAAATCTATACCAGAGGCTTTTAAAGAGACTGGTAAATATATTGTTTCTTATGTAAATGGATTAAAACTTTTATTTACAGGAAAGCTATCAGTAAGAGAAAATTTGGGAGGACCTGTAAGAATAATACAGCTTTCTTCTCAGGTAATATCTGTTAGTGTTGACAGAATTAGAACTATATTGTCTTTTACTGCTACTATAAGTTTAATATTATTTTTAATGAATCTTTTGCCTCTTCCTGTTGTAGACGGAGGTATGATAGTATTTTCTTTTATAGAGCTTGTAATGAGAAGACCAATCAATAGAAGCGTACTTACAAAAATACAAGCTTTTGGTGCAGCATTTTTAATAACGCTTGCTATATTTATAACAATAAACGACATCACTCAAATATTTAAATAA
- a CDS encoding VOC family protein — MKISHIAIWTKDIEKMKEFYIKYFNCKCGDKYVNTKKCFESYFLEFEDNSSRLEIMKRNDINDLDKNKEYYGFAHIAISVGSKERVDSLTNLFEKDGIKILSYPRVTGDGYYESVILDIENNRVEITV, encoded by the coding sequence ATGAAAATATCTCATATTGCTATTTGGACTAAAGATATTGAAAAGATGAAAGAGTTTTACATAAAATATTTTAATTGCAAATGCGGCGATAAATATGTTAATACAAAAAAATGTTTTGAATCTTATTTTCTTGAGTTTGAAGATAATAGCTCTAGATTAGAGATTATGAAAAGAAATGATATTAATGATTTGGATAAAAATAAAGAATATTATGGATTTGCTCATATTGCTATATCGGTTGGAAGCAAGGAGAGAGTTGATAGCTTAACTAATTTGTTTGAAAAAGACGGTATTAAAATATTATCATATCCTAGAGTAACAGGCGACGGCTATTATGAGAGTGTTATACTTGATATAGAAAATAATAGAGTAGAGATAACAGTTTAA
- a CDS encoding VWA domain-containing protein, protein MIKLDNNNENNTLNRWRLILGDFADNNIELQNGLSELNETLNFLYDREYSQEDGYYNDDNSTTTKGGKNKSNLTVPIWVSKIRKLFPKETVQIMQTHALNKYNLTEMITDENILKEMEPNMELLKNILTFRDMMDSNVKKLAYGIVRDIVEKLKRKMEQDIKKVFYGKKLPHSYTMQKKMFKNLDVKKTIRHNLKNYNIQDNTIFVDKLYFNNNIKNYNPWHIIILVDESGSMLDSVIYSSIMASIFANLPYLSVKLIIFDTSIVDLTDYVKDPVDTLLKVQLGGGTDIVNALEYAKKITTIPDKTIYLLISDLEDSNDYKCMHNSVKGIIEARSKIFILTALDYECNESYDKNAAQKLSKLGAKVAAITPNKLAQYVNDVIS, encoded by the coding sequence ATGATAAAATTAGATAATAATAACGAAAATAACACTCTAAATAGATGGCGTCTTATACTCGGAGATTTCGCAGATAATAATATTGAATTGCAAAATGGATTATCTGAACTTAATGAAACTCTAAATTTTTTGTATGACAGAGAATATTCACAAGAAGATGGTTATTATAATGATGATAATAGTACAACAACAAAGGGCGGTAAAAATAAAAGCAATTTAACTGTGCCGATATGGGTTTCTAAGATAAGAAAACTCTTTCCAAAAGAAACAGTTCAGATTATGCAGACTCATGCGCTAAATAAATATAATCTAACTGAGATGATTACAGATGAGAATATTTTAAAGGAAATGGAGCCTAATATGGAACTTCTTAAAAATATTCTAACATTCAGAGATATGATGGATTCTAATGTAAAAAAACTTGCATATGGAATAGTAAGAGATATTGTAGAAAAACTAAAAAGAAAAATGGAACAAGATATTAAAAAAGTTTTTTATGGTAAGAAGCTTCCTCATTCTTATACAATGCAAAAAAAAATGTTTAAAAATCTTGATGTAAAAAAAACAATCAGACATAATTTAAAAAACTATAATATTCAAGATAACACAATATTTGTAGATAAACTTTATTTTAATAACAATATAAAAAACTACAATCCTTGGCATATTATAATACTTGTAGATGAAAGCGGATCTATGCTTGATAGCGTTATATATTCTTCTATAATGGCGTCAATATTTGCTAATTTGCCTTATTTATCTGTGAAGCTTATTATATTTGACACTTCAATAGTTGATCTTACTGATTATGTTAAAGACCCGGTGGATACTCTTTTAAAGGTTCAATTAGGAGGCGGAACTGATATTGTTAATGCTTTGGAATATGCTAAAAAAATTACAACTATTCCAGATAAGACTATATATTTGCTTATAAGCGATTTGGAAGACAGCAATGATTATAAATGTATGCATAATAGTGTAAAGGGCATTATTGAGGCAAGGAGTAAGATTTTTATATTAACGGCACTAGATTATGAATGTAATGAATCGTATGATAAAAATGCTGCTCAAAAACTCTCTAAACTTGGTGCTAAAGTAGCTGCCATAACACCAAATAAATTAGCTCAGTATGTAAATGATGTTATATCATAA
- a CDS encoding M15 family metallopeptidase: MAGFEYLLIIVAILFLLILLTFLIKKITKHISILFAVIIIMVLSVASIVGVYFNYTTNISANMESFSMEKQRAEEKKRLINSVSMKDGVLEILSLHLAYSNRISKPIIRNGEIGFYLDDIWFNWADGKLLTDEDISNADNYISFGFYSYPVNGLPVIQKATPERTLELQEYYKRRINNKKIINNTFLNTLYDGSSPKTMMRHIKTVSILGYRTSIHDYIVEPLSNASVEVKSMAQTNVQVKNYLASLKTVSGYVWKIISKSASRSYHSYGVAVDTLPKRSNGKQIYWAWTRVNNKEWYAVPFNDRWNPPKEVIKIFEKYGFIWGGKWHNYDTVHFEYRPELIIYNRIKEDEEELYRLIKEYGLY, translated from the coding sequence ATGGCAGGTTTTGAATATCTTTTAATTATAGTAGCTATTCTTTTTCTATTAATCTTACTTACTTTTCTTATTAAAAAAATTACTAAACATATTTCTATATTATTTGCTGTTATTATTATAATGGTGCTTTCTGTTGCTTCTATTGTAGGAGTATATTTTAATTATACAACTAATATCTCTGCAAATATGGAAAGCTTCTCAATGGAAAAACAAAGAGCAGAAGAGAAAAAGAGACTTATTAACAGTGTAAGCATGAAAGACGGAGTATTAGAGATTTTGTCTTTGCATTTAGCTTATTCTAATAGAATATCAAAGCCTATAATAAGAAATGGTGAGATAGGATTTTATTTAGATGATATTTGGTTTAACTGGGCTGACGGCAAGCTTTTAACAGATGAAGATATATCTAATGCTGATAATTATATAAGTTTTGGTTTTTATTCATATCCTGTTAATGGTCTTCCTGTTATACAAAAGGCCACACCTGAAAGAACTCTAGAGCTTCAAGAATATTATAAAAGAAGAATTAATAACAAAAAAATTATTAATAATACATTTTTAAATACACTTTATGATGGTTCTTCGCCTAAGACTATGATGAGGCATATAAAAACTGTAAGCATATTAGGATATAGAACTAGCATACATGATTATATAGTAGAGCCTCTTTCCAATGCGAGTGTAGAAGTTAAATCTATGGCTCAAACTAATGTTCAAGTAAAAAATTATTTAGCATCATTAAAAACAGTTAGCGGATATGTATGGAAAATAATATCAAAAAGTGCAAGCAGAAGCTATCATAGTTATGGAGTTGCTGTTGATACTCTTCCTAAGAGAAGTAACGGCAAGCAAATATACTGGGCTTGGACTAGGGTAAACAATAAAGAGTGGTATGCTGTTCCTTTTAATGATAGATGGAATCCGCCTAAAGAGGTTATAAAAATTTTTGAGAAGTACGGATTTATTTGGGGCGGTAAATGGCATAACTATGACACTGTGCATTTCGAGTATAGACCAGAACTTATAATATACAACAGAATAAAAGAAGATGAAGAAGAGCTTTACAGACTCATAAAAGAATACGGTTTATATTAA